One Maylandia zebra isolate NMK-2024a unplaced genomic scaffold, Mzebra_GT3a scaffold02, whole genome shotgun sequence DNA window includes the following coding sequences:
- the LOC101472249 gene encoding immunoglobulin superfamily member 2-like: MSAVTSAFICWTLLSVCLSFVSAVEEVILGQTGMTIALPCQVPSNNNPIVAVEWSRRDLEPEYVLFYRDNKLVPDYQHPSFKNRVDLQDRQMKGGDVSLILMDLTTDDAGAYECYVVQKGANHSKTTSLDGYYIRATYLTVSLQNHNNSIIIGGDKSTATLECQAPNSNDPIIAAFWIRPDLEPEYVLFYQDGEIDTDDQHPFFKNRVDLKDRQIKDGDVSLILKDVTADDSGLYVCYVDQQKTKRASLYIHPIRITYLTVVPPDQKNIIVDSGQNVILPCRVPLTSFKPIITVVWKRADLGEECVLSYPNQRFHPENQHPSFKNRVDLQDRQMKNGDVSLILKDVTTDDAGAYECHVVQRELLGWEIASPKGHRISTIYLSVIPSNKKIIIAVMGQTVTLPCPALISNNPIIAAEWSRVDLEPKYVLYYQDYKLFPDYHQHPSFKNRVHLKDRKMKDKDVSLILKNVTINDTGTYECYVAQRGVNRRKRASLDSYPISTTYLSVVPQSQKIITAESGQNVTLTCRAPNAVLIPGVEWSRRDLKAQYVFWYWEKEFVRDYQHPSFKNRVDLQDRQMKDGVMSLILKDVTTADRGTYECCIIQEVRDGRKLYILKTDPISIIHLKVIPKGKYVGLRAVIVLLLVSFASIIYYIKMTQ, from the exons ATGTCTGCTGTAACGTCTGCATTTATCTGCTGGACTTTACTGTCTGTCTGCCTCTCgtttgtctctgcag taGAAGAAGTTATATTAGGTCAGACTGGAATGACCATCGCTCTGCCATGTCAAGTTCCAAGCAACAACAACCCCATTGTAGCTGTGGAGTGGAGCAGACGTGACCTGGAGCCAGAATATGTCCTTTTTTACCGGGACAATAAGCTTGTTCCAGATTACCAGCATCCGtcttttaagaaccgggtggatctgcaggacagacagatgaagggtggagacgtgtctttgattctgatGGATCTTACTACTGATGACGCGGGAGCATACGAGTGTTACGTGGTCCAGAAAGGAGCGAACCACAGCAAAACAACGAGTCTGGATGGTTACTACATCAGAGCCACCTACCTGACTGTTTCTCTTCAAA aCCACAATAACAGCATAATTATTGGGGGAGACAAGTCCACGGCCACTCTAGAATGTCAAGCTCCAAACAGCAATGACCCCATCATAGCTGCATTTTGGATAAGACCTGACCTGGAGCCAGAATATGTCCTTTTTTACCAGGATGGAGAGATTGATACAGATGATCAGCATCCATTTTTTAAGAACAGGGTGGATCTGAAGGACAGACAGATaaaggatggagacgtgtctttgatttTGAAGGATGTGACAGCTGATGACTCAGGACTCTATGTGTGTTATGTTGACCAGCAAAAAACGAAACGAGCCAGTCTGTACATTCACCCCATCAGAATCACCTACCTAACTGTTGTTCCTCCAG ACCAGAAAAACATCATAGTTGATTCTGGGCAGAACGTAATTCTACCATGTCGAGTTCCACTCACAAGTTTTAAGCCTATCATTACTGTAGTGTGGAAAAGAGCTGACCTGGGAGAAGAATGTGTCCTTTCTTACCCGAATCAGCGATTTCATCCAGAAAatcagcatccatcttttaagaacaGGGTGGATCTGcaagacagacagatgaagaatggagacgtgtctttgattctgaaggatGTGACTACTGATGACGCGGGAGCATACGAGTGTCATGTGGTCCAGAGGGAATTGTTGGGTTGGGAGATAGCCAGTCCGAAAGGTCATCGCATCAGCACCATCTATCTGAGTGTTATTCCGTCGA acaaaaaaatcatcatagctGTGATGGGACAGACGGTCACTCTGCCATGTCCAGCTCTAATCAGCAACAACCCCATAATAGCTGCAGAGTGGAGCAGAGTTGACTTGGAGCCAAAATATGTCCTTTATTATCAGGACTACAAGCTTTTTCCAGATTACcaccagcatccatcttttaagaaccgggtgCATCTGAAGGACAGAAAGATGAAGGATAaagacgtgtctttgattctgaagaatGTGACAATTAATGACACTGGAACATACGAGTGTTATGTGGCCCAGAGAGGAGTGAACCGCAGGAAGAGAGCCAGTCTGGATAGTTACCCCATCAGCACCACCTACCTGAGTGTTGTTCCTCAAA gcCAAAAaatcatcacagctgagtctggacagaacgtcactctgacatgtcgaGCTCCAAACGCTGTCCTCATACCAGGTGTAGAGTGGAGCAGACGTGACTTGAAGGCACAATATGTCTTTTGGTACTGGGAAAAAGAGTTTGTTCGAGATTatcagcatccatcttttaagaaccgggtggatctgcaggacagacagatgaaggatggagtcatgtctttgattctgaaggatGTGACGACTGCTGATAGGGGAACATACGAGTGTTGCATCATCCAGGAAGTGAGAGACGGTAGAAAGTTATACATTTTAAAGACTGATCCCATCAGCATCATCCACCTAAAAGTTATTCCAAAAGGTAAGTATGTTGGACTGAGAGCTGTTATTGTGCTTTTATTGGTTTCTTTTGCAAGTATAATCTACtacataaaaatgacacaatag